One genomic window of Capricornis sumatraensis isolate serow.1 chromosome 15, serow.2, whole genome shotgun sequence includes the following:
- the LOC138091116 gene encoding prostaglandin F synthase 1-like — translation MAECYPGEELYPKDENGKLIADSVGLCHTWETLEKCKDAGLTKSIGVSNFNHKQLEKILNKPGLKYKPICNQVECHPYLNQRKLLDFCKSHDIVLVAYAALGSQRLKEWVNLGLPVLLEDPVLCAIAKKHKQTPALVALHYQIQRGIVVLAKSCNKKWIKENIQVLDFELTPEDMKATNGINRNIRYYEFLPGVSHPEYPFLEEY, via the exons ATGGCCGAGTGTTAT CCAGGGGAGGAATTATACCCAaaagatgaaaatggaaaactgaTAGCTGACTCAGTGGGTCTCTGTCACACATGGGAG ACCCTGGAGAAGTGTAAAGACGCAGGGCTGACCAAGTCCATCGGGGTGTCCAACTTCAACCACAAGCAGCTGGAGAAGATCCTGAACAAGCCAGGGCTCAAGTACAAGCCCATCTGCAACCAG GTGGAATGTCACCCTTATCTCAACCAGAGGAAACTGTTGGATTTTTGCAAGTCACATGATATTGTTCTTGTTGCCTATGCTGCTCTGGGATCTCAACGACTAAAAGAATG gGTGAACCTGGGCCTGCCCGTTCTCTTGGAGGACCCGGTTCTTTGTGCCATTGCCAAAAAGCACAAGCAGACCCCAGCTCTGGTTGCCCTTCATTACCAGATACAACGTGGGATTGTGGTTCTGGCCAAGAGTTGCAACAAGAAGTGGATCAAAGAGAACATACAG GTGCTTGACTTTGAACTGACTCcagaagacatgaaagcaaccaatGGCATCAATAGAAACATAAGATATTACGAATTTCTACC TGGTGTCAGTCATCCTGAAtatccatttcttgaagaatattGA